One window of Klebsiella quasivariicola genomic DNA carries:
- the asnS gene encoding asparagine--tRNA ligase, whose protein sequence is MSVVPVADVLQGRVAVDSEVTVRGWVRTRRDSKAGFSFLAVYDGSCFDPVQAVINNSLPNYNQEVLRLTTGCSVIVTGKVVASQGQGQSFEIQATSVEVTGWVEDPDTYPMAAKRHSIEYLREVAHLRPRTNLIGAVARVRHTLAQALHRFFDEQGFFWVSTPLITASDTEGAGEMFRVSTLDLENLPRNDQGKVDFDKDFFGKESFLTVSGQLNGETYACALSKIYTFGPTFRAENSNTSRHLAEFWMLEPEVAFANLNDVAGLAEAMLKYVFKAVLEERADDMQFFAERVDKDAIDRLQRFITADFAQVDYTDAVTILENCGKQFENPVYWGVDLSSEHERYLAEEHFKAPVVVKNYPKDIKAFYMRLNEDGKTVAAMDVLAPGIGEIIGGSQREERLDVLDARMAEMGLNKEDYWWYRDLRRYGTVPHSGFGLGFERLIAYVTGVQNVRDVIPFPRTPRNATF, encoded by the coding sequence ATGAGCGTTGTGCCTGTAGCCGACGTACTCCAGGGCCGCGTTGCCGTTGACAGCGAAGTCACGGTCCGCGGATGGGTGCGTACCCGCCGAGATTCTAAAGCTGGCTTTTCATTCCTCGCCGTCTATGACGGTTCCTGCTTTGATCCTGTACAGGCCGTTATTAATAATTCTCTGCCCAATTACAATCAGGAAGTGCTGCGTCTGACCACCGGTTGCTCGGTGATTGTCACCGGTAAAGTCGTGGCTTCCCAGGGTCAGGGTCAAAGCTTTGAGATCCAGGCGACCAGCGTGGAAGTGACCGGCTGGGTGGAAGACCCGGACACCTACCCGATGGCGGCCAAGCGCCACAGCATCGAGTATCTGCGTGAAGTGGCGCACCTGCGTCCGCGCACCAACCTGATTGGCGCGGTAGCCCGCGTGCGTCACACCCTGGCGCAGGCGCTGCACCGCTTCTTCGACGAACAGGGCTTCTTCTGGGTTTCCACCCCGCTGATCACCGCCTCCGATACCGAAGGCGCCGGCGAAATGTTCCGCGTGTCGACGCTGGATCTGGAAAACCTGCCGCGTAACGATCAGGGCAAAGTCGATTTCGACAAAGACTTCTTCGGTAAAGAGTCGTTCCTGACCGTTTCCGGCCAGCTGAACGGCGAGACCTACGCCTGTGCGCTGTCGAAGATTTATACCTTCGGCCCGACCTTCCGCGCGGAAAATTCCAACACCAGCCGCCACCTGGCGGAATTCTGGATGCTGGAGCCGGAAGTGGCTTTCGCTAACCTGAATGACGTTGCCGGCCTGGCGGAAGCGATGCTTAAGTACGTCTTTAAAGCGGTACTGGAAGAGCGTGCGGACGACATGCAGTTCTTCGCTGAGCGCGTGGATAAAGACGCTATCGACCGTCTGCAGCGCTTTATCACCGCTGATTTTGCCCAAGTGGATTATACCGACGCCGTCACAATTCTGGAAAACTGCGGCAAGCAGTTCGAGAACCCGGTGTACTGGGGTGTGGATCTCTCCTCCGAGCACGAACGTTACCTGGCAGAAGAGCACTTCAAAGCGCCGGTGGTGGTGAAAAACTATCCGAAAGACATTAAGGCGTTCTATATGCGCCTTAACGAAGACGGTAAAACCGTCGCGGCAATGGACGTCCTGGCGCCGGGCATCGGCGAGATCATCGGTGGTTCCCAGCGTGAAGAGCGTCTCGACGTGCTGGACGCGCGTATGGCAGAGATGGGGCTTAACAAAGAAGACTACTGGTGGTATCGCGATCTGCGTCGCTACGGCACCGTGCCGCATTCCGGCTTTGGTCTGGGCTTCGAACGCCTTATCGCCTACGTGACCGGTGTGCAGAACGTCCGCGATGTCATTCCGTTCCCACGGACTCCACGCAACGCGACGTTCTAA